The Trinickia acidisoli genome includes a window with the following:
- a CDS encoding YbhB/YbcL family Raf kinase inhibitor-like protein — MAYAADAFELTSPGLPDGGTLSLSHAGSQNNCGGSNVSPALQWRNAPAGTRSFAITIFDPDGAKGLGVVHWVMYGIPASTTLLAAGGEPPAGAHVGLNVSGQAAYRGPCPPVGEIAHHYLVQIYALDLAPDALAAGLTRDALHVAIKGHVLANTSTVMRFGR, encoded by the coding sequence ATGGCGTACGCCGCAGACGCGTTCGAACTGACTTCGCCAGGTCTGCCCGACGGCGGCACGCTCTCTTTGAGTCATGCGGGGAGCCAGAACAATTGCGGTGGCAGCAATGTGTCGCCGGCATTGCAGTGGCGCAATGCACCCGCGGGCACGCGCAGCTTCGCGATTACGATCTTCGATCCGGACGGTGCGAAAGGCTTGGGTGTTGTGCATTGGGTGATGTACGGCATTCCCGCTTCGACGACGTTGCTTGCAGCGGGTGGCGAGCCGCCAGCCGGCGCGCACGTGGGCCTCAATGTCAGCGGGCAGGCGGCTTACCGCGGGCCGTGCCCGCCGGTTGGCGAGATTGCCCATCACTATCTCGTGCAGATCTATGCGCTCGACCTCGCGCCTGACGCGCTCGCGGCTGGGTTGACGCGCGATGCGCTACATGTGGCGATAAAGGGTCATGTGCTGGCCAATACCAGCACCGTGATGCGTTTTGGGCGCTAG
- a CDS encoding nucleotidyltransferase domain-containing protein: MTKLGDALFSSAQQPLLACLFGRPEQWFHVKELIRLTDLGSATVQRELNRLEKGGLIETRRIANLKQVRAYVGSPIFDELHLIVLKTFGVVEVLREALSPLASEIKLACVYGSVAQGSDRGSSDIDIMLISETLSYGQIMAALESAEKRLGRIVQITQYTLEEFLERKRKNHPFIAEVLRQPKLMVIGTEDDIDNIG; the protein is encoded by the coding sequence ATGACCAAACTCGGCGATGCACTCTTCTCTAGTGCGCAGCAACCCCTCTTGGCATGCTTATTTGGGCGGCCTGAACAATGGTTTCACGTCAAAGAGTTGATCCGGCTGACTGATCTCGGCAGCGCCACCGTCCAGCGCGAGTTGAATCGTCTCGAAAAAGGCGGCCTCATTGAAACGCGACGCATTGCCAACCTCAAACAAGTGCGCGCCTACGTAGGCAGCCCCATTTTCGATGAGCTACACCTCATTGTCCTGAAGACCTTTGGAGTCGTAGAGGTTCTCCGCGAAGCACTGTCGCCGCTTGCTTCAGAGATCAAGCTCGCATGTGTGTACGGCTCAGTTGCGCAGGGCAGTGACCGCGGCAGCAGCGATATCGACATCATGCTGATCAGTGAAACGCTCAGCTACGGGCAAATCATGGCGGCACTCGAGTCCGCCGAAAAGCGGCTAGGCCGAATCGTGCAGATTACCCAGTACACTCTCGAGGAATTCCTTGAGAGGAAGCGCAAAAACCATCCCTTCATTGCGGAAGTGTTGCGCCAGCCGAAGCTGATGGTCATAGGAACTGAGGATGACATCGACAATATTGGATAA
- a CDS encoding DNA-deoxyinosine glycosylase — protein sequence MTFKHSFAPVVNERTRVLVLGSLPGEASLAQSRYYAHPQNRFWHLIGDVIGVALPGMDYEARLQALLDHRVGLWDVIAKARREGSLDSRIREHATNDLAALVAALPELRAVAFNGGTAAKIGMQTLAESRVSPDLIRLPSSSPAYAAAPYAAKLRAWEALRKWLVV from the coding sequence GTGACATTCAAGCATTCGTTCGCGCCCGTCGTGAACGAGCGCACGCGCGTGCTCGTGCTCGGCAGCTTGCCCGGCGAAGCGTCGCTCGCGCAGAGCCGGTATTACGCGCATCCGCAGAATCGGTTTTGGCATTTGATCGGGGATGTGATTGGCGTCGCGCTGCCCGGCATGGATTACGAGGCACGGCTTCAAGCGTTGCTCGATCATCGTGTCGGGTTGTGGGACGTCATTGCAAAGGCACGGCGAGAAGGAAGCCTCGATAGCCGGATTCGCGAGCATGCGACGAATGATCTGGCTGCGCTCGTGGCTGCGCTGCCCGAGTTGCGCGCTGTCGCGTTCAACGGTGGCACGGCGGCGAAGATCGGCATGCAGACATTGGCGGAAAGCCGGGTGTCACCCGATCTCATCAGGTTGCCGTCAAGCAGCCCCGCTTATGCCGCCGCGCCATATGCTGCGAAGCTGCGGGCATGGGAGGCGTTGCGCAAGTGGCTGGTGGTGTAG
- a CDS encoding chorismate--pyruvate lyase family protein produces the protein MRAARLRYDAVGRAWRAAQRPVSTFDQKDWLTRGGSLTAHLRTLGDVRVRVTREAVDCAWPDECAALRVGLRTRVWVREVVLEVDGVPFVAAHSIAPLGASRGVWQAMRRLKTRPLAELLYADSTVARSVLVSTRLAPRHPLAVLARRQIAGRAPHALLARRSVFVRHGAPLMVTECMLPALWAHLDARRSDARGGAHALHLPHDRGGRPARPSHAGHTPGRTPECSLSARRFARPASSS, from the coding sequence ATGCGCGCTGCGCGCCTGCGTTACGACGCTGTCGGTCGCGCTTGGCGTGCGGCGCAGCGTCCCGTATCGACGTTCGACCAGAAAGATTGGCTCACGCGCGGCGGTTCGCTGACTGCTCATTTACGCACGCTCGGCGATGTGCGTGTGCGGGTGACGCGCGAGGCTGTCGACTGCGCGTGGCCCGACGAATGCGCTGCGTTGCGCGTTGGGTTGCGCACGCGCGTGTGGGTGCGTGAAGTCGTGCTCGAGGTGGACGGCGTGCCGTTCGTCGCCGCGCACAGCATCGCGCCGCTGGGTGCGAGCCGGGGCGTGTGGCAGGCGATGCGGCGGCTCAAGACGCGCCCTCTGGCCGAGTTGCTCTATGCCGACAGCACTGTTGCGCGCTCGGTGCTCGTCAGTACTCGGCTTGCTCCGCGCCATCCGCTTGCGGTGCTGGCGCGACGTCAGATCGCAGGGCGCGCGCCGCACGCGTTGCTCGCGCGCCGCTCCGTATTCGTGCGGCACGGCGCGCCGCTGATGGTGACCGAGTGCATGTTGCCCGCGTTATGGGCGCATCTCGACGCACGGCGCTCCGATGCGCGTGGCGGTGCGCACGCCCTTCATCTTCCGCACGATCGCGGCGGGCGTCCGGCGCGGCCTTCGCACGCGGGGCATACGCCGGGCCGTACGCCGGAGTGCTCGCTGTCTGCGCGGCGCTTCGCGCGCCCGGCATCGTCGTCGTGA